The Deltaproteobacteria bacterium genome contains a region encoding:
- the nth gene encoding endonuclease III, which translates to MAILYGDCVSKEKGCAVKDIRTILDILDREYPDAQCSLNFSNPLELLVATILSAQCTDERVNKLTRDLFKKYRSAADYASAPLKQLEVDIKPTGFFRNKAKSLKNCCAVLEENFGGQVPADMEKLVKLPGIGRKTANVILGTAYNIPGIVVDTHVGRIVQRLGLTEQRDPVKIEFDLMKLIPQEKWTHFSHQLIQHGRKICTSRKPKCRECPLLQHCDHGKMNAPPQ; encoded by the coding sequence ATGGCGATTTTGTACGGCGACTGCGTTTCAAAGGAGAAAGGATGTGCCGTGAAAGACATTCGAACGATTCTTGATATTTTGGACAGGGAATATCCGGATGCGCAGTGCAGTTTGAACTTTAGCAACCCTCTGGAACTGCTGGTGGCAACCATTCTTTCTGCCCAATGTACTGACGAGCGGGTCAACAAGCTTACCAGGGATTTGTTCAAGAAATATCGCAGTGCAGCCGACTATGCCAGTGCTCCTTTGAAACAACTCGAGGTTGACATCAAGCCAACTGGCTTTTTCAGGAACAAGGCAAAGAGCTTGAAAAACTGCTGTGCAGTACTGGAAGAAAATTTTGGAGGACAGGTGCCAGCTGATATGGAAAAACTGGTGAAGCTTCCTGGCATCGGCAGAAAAACAGCAAACGTGATATTGGGGACAGCCTATAATATTCCAGGCATCGTAGTGGATACTCATGTTGGCCGCATTGTGCAGAGGTTGGGGCTCACTGAACAGCGTGATCCTGTAAAAATTGAGTTTGACCTCATGAAACTTATCCCGCAAGAAAAATGGACCCATTTTTCTCATCAACTTATCCAACATGGAAGGAAGATTTGCACCTCGAGAAAGCCTAAATGTCGGGAATGTCCCCTGCTGCAGCACTGTGATCACGGCAAGATGAACGCTCCTCCTCAGTAA
- a CDS encoding tRNA 4-thiouridine(8) synthase ThiI: MKARALSLMSGGLDSMLAVKVLQDQDIEVEGITFQTPFFGPEAAQKAAEQLGVFLRVVDIGQAHLEMLKNPRYGYGSQMNPCIDCHALMLNTAGRIMTEEGYDLLATGEVVGQRPMSQRRDALMAVDKLSGFGGYILRPLSARLLPVTIPEQEGKVDRDRLLKIHGRSRKKQMALARHYGIKEYPSPGGGCLLTKEGFADRLKNLLALKEKVELRDVELLKWGRHFRLVNGSRLVVGRVHADNVKLRELALLDEVILKVKGIPGPTGLLQSGASADEMRTAAEIVAAYSDAETGSKVVVAIASGRNSSEISITTVRKDVFRQLLI, encoded by the coding sequence ATGAAGGCAAGAGCACTCAGTCTTATGTCGGGCGGGCTGGACAGCATGCTTGCTGTTAAGGTGTTGCAGGATCAGGATATAGAGGTTGAAGGTATCACCTTCCAGACGCCATTTTTTGGACCAGAAGCCGCGCAGAAGGCAGCAGAGCAGCTGGGCGTTTTTTTGCGCGTCGTAGACATTGGACAAGCGCATCTGGAGATGCTCAAAAATCCCCGCTACGGCTATGGCAGCCAAATGAATCCCTGTATCGACTGCCACGCACTCATGCTCAATACAGCTGGGAGGATAATGACAGAGGAAGGCTACGATCTGCTTGCTACAGGCGAGGTTGTCGGTCAGAGGCCCATGTCCCAGAGACGAGATGCGCTTATGGCTGTGGACAAACTTTCTGGCTTTGGTGGATACATTCTCAGGCCCCTCAGCGCCAGGCTGTTGCCGGTCACTATACCAGAGCAGGAAGGTAAAGTGGACCGTGATCGCCTTCTGAAAATCCACGGGCGTTCACGCAAAAAACAGATGGCTCTGGCAAGGCATTATGGCATCAAAGAGTATCCGAGTCCTGGGGGCGGCTGTCTTCTCACCAAAGAAGGATTTGCAGACCGGCTAAAAAATTTGCTTGCGCTCAAAGAGAAGGTGGAACTCCGCGATGTGGAGCTTCTCAAGTGGGGACGTCATTTCAGGCTGGTCAACGGCAGCCGCTTGGTGGTGGGCAGGGTGCACGCGGACAATGTCAAACTGAGAGAGCTGGCATTGCTGGATGAGGTGATCCTGAAAGTGAAAGGTATACCGGGGCCTACTGGTCTGCTGCAAAGTGGAGCCTCGGCAGATGAGATGAGAACAGCAGCGGAAATAGTGGCAGCTTATAGTGATGCTGAAACAGGATCCAAAGTGGTGGTGGCCATCGCCTCAGGTCGGAACAGCAGTGAAATCAGCATTACCACGGTGCGTAAAGATGTTTTCCGGCAGCTGCTGATTTGA